The DNA window GTGGAGCCCAACCGGTAGTCCGGAGAGAGCAACAGCTCGATGCCGCCTTTCAAATCCAGTCCCTGACGGATCGGATCGCCTTTAAAGAAGTCTTTTCCGACCGGACTGAGAACGACTGCGAATATAAGCACGACAATGAATAAAATGGCTGATTTCCAACGCAAATCCTGTCGCAATGTTTAGTCTCCTCCTTCAAGTTATTTCTAAAAGCATGTCATCGTAAAAAAAATCAAACCGTCAGCGTTCCGGCGCCATCGGAATCACTCCCGGAAACGGCCCGCGCCCGCTGATAAAAGAGCGAAAAAAACAGCAGCACCAGGATGGAGAGAAAGAAACCCTGCTCCCTCGGGGCCACTTTGGCAATACAAATCCTTCCCCAGCTCGGCAGAACCTGCCATGGGTTGAAGAACTGATAATTGGCCGAAGGAATCAGATTCGCCCGCAGAGCCAATCCGCCCGAGTCGGTGCGGTGCGCATCGGACTGCGCCATCCCGTGCGGCAGAGCGGCGGTTTGCCGGACTTCCCCCTGAGCCTGCCAATCATCGGCCTGTCCCGCGTCATAAGAAGGGACAATACAGAATAAAATGAGTGCTAATACAGAGAAAAGCACCCATTGAACCGCAATTCTACGCAAGCCGGAGTCCTCGCTATCTGGCCCTTTTCGCTGCCTTTTCGGTTAATTTAACATTGGTTGCGACTTGTTTCGCTTTCAGTTTCAACGCGACCGCCTTTTCGGCCTTGCTCGCGGTGTAAGCGAACAGACTGAAGATCCCAAGCACCACAATGACCGTAATAATCTCAAACATGGTTCGTGAACGCCTCCCCTTCGTTAATCGATAGCGCCCCTCTTCCTGTCTGTCATGCAACCTGAAGATGAGGCTCCCAACCATCTCTCAAAAGCTTTCTGCTCGATTCGCAAGTCAACACGAATTTCCATATGAAAAACATAATTAATTATAGCCGTTTCCGTTCCAAATGTCAATGAAACCAGGGGCTTCGGACCTTGTAGTTGTAACCTTAATTAACATAATTCGCCGGGATTGTCAGGAAAAAAGCAACAGCCGGCAAGATGCCGGATCCGCCGCTTCGGGCCCCGGATGGCCGTTCCTTATAAAATGCTGTTGCCGTTGATCTCGATCTTGAATTGGCAGCCCAGGAACGCCGCGGCCCGGCGGCACATCATCATCCGTACCAGGAAGATTTCAAAATACTCCATGACCGGACAGATGTTGTTCTCGATGGTCAGCTCCAGCGTCAGGCTGCGTTTTTCGTCATTGACGTTCAGGAACGAATGAATCGCCGCGTAATTGACCCGGTCATGAATGTCAAAGGTCGCCACGTCCACGTTCCGGACCCGGCTGCGGTGCACATCCGATTTGTCGGCCAGAATCAGGGCAGCGGCCACATTATTGACCGCCTCGCCGCACTCCTCCTCGTGATTGCCGATGGCTCCGGCGATCACCGCCGCCTCGCCGGGGTCAAAACCCTTCTCCATCAGGTAATGGAGGGCCATAATGGCGCCGGATCGCCCGTGATCGTGGCGGTTGATCAGATTGCCGATATCATGGAGGTAACCGGCGATCGCCGCCAGTTCCGCCTGACGCTCCGGAAAACCCAGCCGGAGCAGAATGTTCTGCGAGATAGAGGAGACCAGCCCGGCATGGCGAAAGCCGTGCTCGGTATAGCCGATGGCGCCCAGATGCTCATCGGCCTGCTGGATGTAGGCCGTGATCACCGGGTCTTTTTTGATAGTGCTCAATACGATGCTCATTGCAAATACTCCTTATCTTAATGAATTACGATTCCGCAACATGACACGATGCGTCCGGGTCCGGGAGGTTCCGGACCGCGACTTTTACCAGAAAACTATGGACATCCTCATCATACAACGTCGCCGCGGCACTTCGGGTTCCAAACCCAGGCAAACCTCCCTAACCATCCGCTTTCGCAAACCCCGAATGATAGTGTATGACACTCCGTCCGATTCGGGTCGCATTCCATGTCCCATAACTATAAAAAAAAGAGAGTATAAACTCTCTTTAACTTTTTACCTTCGCCACGGAAGCCCGTGTCACTTTCAATTCCACTTTATCGGTGACCCGGATCCGCAAATCCTCGTCGCCGTCAAAGTCGGTAATCTCGCCGTGAACTCCGCCGACCGTGATCACTTTGTCGCCCTTTTTGAGATTCTTTAACATGGCATCCCGCTGTTTCTGTTGTTTACGTTGCGGCATGATTAAGAACACCCAAAAGATGCCCAAAAAAAGCAACCACATCAATCCCATGCCCCATGGGTTCGCACCCGCATCGACCGGCTGTTTGGCTGCAAGAATCCACCAGTTCATCTATACACCTCCTTTAGTAGCCAGCAATTTCCATGAATAAGTTTATAATTCGACAACCGTGTCCTATTTCCCTTTTCTTTTTCTCCAGAATCGGACGACGGAGGGTCATTTCGTTTCCAACGGTACTTCCCGGCGCGTCAGACTCCAACCAAACCGGAGTCTCCTCCGGCCAAAGGAAGCGCGGCCTCAATTGGCGCAACGGGCGAAGAACTCCGCCTTCCGCTCCTCGAACGTGCCGGTGCGCAGTCCCAGCTTGATCTCTTCCATCACCTGTTTCAGGAAGTATAAATTGTGATAGGTGACCAGGTGGGCGCCGAGAATTTCCCCCGCCTTGAAGAGATGGCGGAGATAAGCCCGGGTATACTCCGTGCAGGTTTTGCATTGGCAATTGGGGTCCAACGGACTGAAATCCCGCGCATACCGGGCATCCCGGACGATCACCCGACCCAGCGAGGTCAAAGCGGTGCCATTCCGGGCGATCCGGGTCGGGAAAACGCAATCGAACATATCGATCCCCCGGGCCACCCCTTCCCACAACGCGTCCGGCGAGCCGACCCCCATCAGGTATCTGGGCTTCTCCTCCGGCAACAGCGGCACAGTATAGTCGAGCATCTCGTACATGAGCGGTTTCGGTTCTCCCACGCTCAATCCCCCGATGCCATATCCCGGAAAACCGAGACTGGCCAAGGTCCGGGCGCTCTCCTCCCGCAATTCGCGGTAGGTCACGCCCTGCACGATTCCGAACACCACCTGGTCAGGCCGGTGATGCGCCTTGAGGCAGCGTTCCGCCCAGCGGTGCGTCCGCTCCATCGCCTCTTTGGCGACCTGAAAATTCGAAGGATACGGCAGGCAGATGTCAAAGGCCATGGCAATGTCGGCGCCCAGCCCCATCTCGATCTCCATCACCCGTTCCGGCGTGAAGAGATGGGAGGAGCCGTCGATATGGGAGCGGAAGTTGACCCCCTGCTCGGTCACTTTATTCAATTTGGCCAGGCTGAAGACCTGAAACCCGCCGCTGTCGGTCAAGAGTGATTCCGGCCAATTGGCGAACCGGCGCAAACCGCCGGCTTCGCTGACAATATCCAGCCCCGGCCGTAAGTAAAGATGGTACGTGTTGCCGAGGATCAATTGGAAGCCGATGGCCCGTAGATCATCGACGGTCATGGCCTTGACCGTTCCTTGCGTGCCGACCGGCATAAAGACCGGCGTCTCGATCCGGCTGTGAAAAGTCTCCAGCAACCCGATGCGGCCCCGGTTCTCCTGCGATGCGTGCTTTACGGTGAAACTGAAACCCATCGTCGAAAATTCTCCTGTTCGCTTCCGAAAATATCAAATTCCTGCAAATATCAAATTCCTGCCGCGCTCTTATAAAATTAGGGTAGCGTCCCCGAAACTAAAAAAGCGGTAACCTTCCGCCACCGCGTGCCGGTAGCTCTCCAAGATCAGCTCCCGGCCGGCCAGGGCCGATACCAGCATCAACAAAGTCGATTTGGGCAGGTGAAAATTGGTGACGAGCCCGTCAATCACCCGGAATTGAAAACCGGGATAGATGAAAATATCGGTATCCCCGGAACCCGCCTGCAACGGTCCGCCGCGCGCCTGGGACTCCAGGACGCGGACCACGGTGGTTCCGACCGCGATTACGCGGCCGCCCGCCTGCTTGGTGGCAGCGATTTGCGCCACCAATTCCTCAGGGAGCGTGAAAATTTCCGAATGCATGTGGTGTTCCTCGATGGTCTCGGCCTGCACCGGCCGGAAGGTCCCCAACCCGACATTCAGAGTGAGATAACCGAAGGCGATTCCGGCCTGGCGCAGCTGGTCCAAGAGCCGGGTCGTAAAGTGCAGCCCCGCCGTGGGAGCGGCCACCGAACCCTCATGGACGCCGTAGACGGTCTGATACCGCTCCGGATCCGCCACCGGCTTGGTAATGTACGGCGGCAAGGGAGTGGTCCCGTTGGCGCGCAGCCATTCCCGGAAATCGGACGGCCCGCTGAAAGCGATGATCCGGGTTCCCTCCGCTCCGGACTCCACCACCCGCCCGGTCATGTCCCCGGGAAAACGGATTACCGCCCCGACCTTCAACCGCTTGCCCGGCCGGACCAGACATTCCCAATGTCCGGCGCGGCATTCTTTGAGCAAAAAAACTTCCACCCTGGCCCCGTCCGGGCCGTCCTTCTGTCCGTGCAACCGGGCGGGAATCACCCGGGTATCATTGAAGACCAACAGATCCCCGGCCCGCAGAAACTCGGGCAGATCGTAGAAATGATGGTCGGTAACGCTCGGACCGGCGCGGCGGATCACCATCAGCCGGGAATGGTCGCGCGGCTCCACTGCCTCCTGGGCAATCAATTCCGGCGGCAGTTCGTAATCAAACTGGCTCACTAGCATGGTTCAGGGATTCCACTCCATTCGGTCATCCGGGATCCGGTAAATCCGTAACTTTCGCTCCCGGATAGAAATATTCCAAAATCTGCCGTTCATTATACCCTCTTTCGGCCATGGTTTTCGCGCCCGCTTGGCTGAGCCCGACGCCGTGACCCCATCCGGCCCCCTTAAACACCACTTGCACAGGCTCTTTATCCCGCAGCCATTCCCAAGGGTCGAACAGATCCCACGGCGGATTGAGCAAATCGCCGACCAGGCCGGGGGTTTCGGTCGTCGCAACGAGCGCTTCCGGATAGAGGGTGCCATGGACCCACCACAAGGTGACACAGGGCTCGGGACCGTAGACGACCGCCATCCGCATGTTCGAACTCCGCAGGCCCGCCAGGTTCCGGAATTGTTCGCCGGTGACGGTCGTCTCTTCCAACGCCCCTTTGAGCAATAGCTTCATGACCCGGCTGTCCCTCCCGAAAGCCACCGGCAAGATCTGTTGCAACGCGCCGATCTTCGGATAGGAGCGGGCGACCAGGGCTTGCAGTTCGGACCATTGAAAACTGCGGGTCCATTGGGCATATGCGGCACTGGAATCCCAATCGGGAACCTCTTTCAAATAAGGAACCGTTCCGCCCCAGATGTCGGCGGAGTCCGACGTATAATTCCCGGAGGAGACGTGAAAAAAGGCGGAGATCGCCTTTCCCCCATAGCTCAGGATGGCGCCGGCGGTCTCCGCCACCGCCCGGTCCGTATTGGGATTTTCATAGGACGCCCCTCCGTACGCCTGGCAATGCGTGGTGTCGCAGAGGTCAAAACCGGCCGCGGCATGCTTGCCCAGGGAAGCGACGGTATAAGTGCGGGCGGCAATGGCCTGAGCCTTCAAAGCCGCCAGGGGCCAGCTCGGTATCACTTCGCGCGGCACGACCCCCCGTAAATAATCTTCCAGCGGCAACTGGTTGACCAAAGTCAACTTCCCGTTGGCAAGCGCGATCGAAAAAACACCCCGGTACAAACGGCGATTCCACGTCAAAAGGCCGGTCCCGGGAGCGATCTCCAGCGGTCCGGCTCCGATCGGGTTGCCGTCGACCAGAATGGCATCCTTGCCGGCAGTGATCAGCGTCTCCTCCCCGAGCTGGGATAGCGGTTGCGGCACTCCGCTGGACAGATCCAGCAGCTGCGCGCCGGCATTCTGAGCCAGCTTGACTTCGGCCAGGTTTTGACCGATGCCGATTCGCACCAGCGTTTCGGCGCTGCAGCGCGCTGGCACCGCCAACAAACCGAGGATGACGATCCAGATTCTCCAATCGATCTTGCGCATCTCTGACTTCACTCCCAAAGGCGGGCGATGGCCGTTCTTAATCCCGGCGCTCCTGTTCCCAATAGCCGAAGTCCCGCAGGGCGGACCGGTTATTCCGCCATTTATCCCGCACTTTGACCCATAAATTGAGGAAGACCTTGGCGTCCAGCAATTCCTGAATATCGGCCCGGGCCGCCTGGCCGATCTGTTTTAAACGCTCGCCCCCGGCTCCGATCAGGATTCCTTTTTGAGAATCCCGTTCCACGTAGATGACGGCGTCGATATAGATCAGGCCGTTGTCCCGCTCCTTGAATTCGTCCACCTGGACCGCAACCGAGTGGGGCACTTCCTCCTGGGTGTGGTTCAAGACTTGTTCGCGGATGAATTCCGCCGCAATAAACCGTTCCGGATGATCGGTCACCATCTCCGGCGGATAAAACGGCGGGCCATCGGGCAACGCCTCCGCTACCGCCGCCAGGAGCTGCGGCAGGCCGCCGCCGTCCCGGGCCGAAACCCGCAACGGAGCGGCGAACCCCGGAAGCTCCGGCAACTGTTCGTCGTGGACCAGGTCCATCTTGTTCCAGACCGGCAGGACCGGCAGATTCGCCGCCCGCAACTCTTCCGCCACCTTCAAGTCGGCCGGGGTCAGTCCCTGCGAGGCATCCAGCACCCACACCGCCAGATCGCCCGAGCGCAAGGCCGCCTGAGCGGTCTTGACCATCTCGGTCCCCAGTTGATGCAGGGGCCGGTGCAACCCCGGCGTGTCGATCCAGACAATCTGGTAACCCGGCTGGGTTAAAATCCCCCGCAGCTGAGTCCGGGTGGTTTGCGGCTTGTCCGAAGTGATCGTGATCTTCTGGCCGATGATCCGGTTGAGCAGGCTGGATTTGCCCACGTTCGGCCGGCCGATGAGCGTGGCGAAACCCGATTTAAACTGTTTCTCCTTCATCCGTCCCAAGTCCATTCAAATAGCCACCGGTCTTCGCCGGGACCGTAATAGTCCTTCATAAAATCGACCTTGCGCATCCGGAATTTATCCTGGTAAATATGGATCGCGATCTGGTTTTCCGGATGGACCGTCAGTTGGAGCCGGCGAAACCCGGAGCGGGGCAAACCCTCCAGGATCGCCCGGAGCATGGCCGTGCCGATCCCGTACCCCTGGTACTCCTTGGCGACGGCAGCGCCGTACAAATAGGCCAGTTCCGGATCGCGCCAGTCCCGCATCAATTCGGCGATTCCCACCGGGGTCCCGTTGTAGCGGGCGACATAGACCCGGCCGTAGTGTAAAAAAGGCGGCAAGGA is part of the Hydrogenispora ethanolica genome and encodes:
- the queA gene encoding tRNA preQ1(34) S-adenosylmethionine ribosyltransferase-isomerase QueA, which produces MLVSQFDYELPPELIAQEAVEPRDHSRLMVIRRAGPSVTDHHFYDLPEFLRAGDLLVFNDTRVIPARLHGQKDGPDGARVEVFLLKECRAGHWECLVRPGKRLKVGAVIRFPGDMTGRVVESGAEGTRIIAFSGPSDFREWLRANGTTPLPPYITKPVADPERYQTVYGVHEGSVAAPTAGLHFTTRLLDQLRQAGIAFGYLTLNVGLGTFRPVQAETIEEHHMHSEIFTLPEELVAQIAATKQAGGRVIAVGTTVVRVLESQARGGPLQAGSGDTDIFIYPGFQFRVIDGLVTNFHLPKSTLLMLVSALAGRELILESYRHAVAEGYRFFSFGDATLIL
- the era gene encoding GTPase Era: MKEKQFKSGFATLIGRPNVGKSSLLNRIIGQKITITSDKPQTTRTQLRGILTQPGYQIVWIDTPGLHRPLHQLGTEMVKTAQAALRSGDLAVWVLDASQGLTPADLKVAEELRAANLPVLPVWNKMDLVHDEQLPELPGFAAPLRVSARDGGGLPQLLAAVAEALPDGPPFYPPEMVTDHPERFIAAEFIREQVLNHTQEEVPHSVAVQVDEFKERDNGLIYIDAVIYVERDSQKGILIGAGGERLKQIGQAARADIQELLDAKVFLNLWVKVRDKWRNNRSALRDFGYWEQERRD
- the yajC gene encoding preprotein translocase subunit YajC, with the protein product MNWWILAAKQPVDAGANPWGMGLMWLLFLGIFWVFLIMPQRKQQKQRDAMLKNLKKGDKVITVGGVHGEITDFDGDEDLRIRVTDKVELKVTRASVAKVKS
- a CDS encoding GNAT family N-acetyltransferase produces the protein MNSAEQTITVEIATKIDEYLRETMLAIDEEAFGPGSLNEWSLPPFLHYGRVYVARYNGTPVGIAELMRDWRDPELAYLYGAAVAKEYQGYGIGTAMLRAILEGLPRSGFRRLQLTVHPENQIAIHIYQDKFRMRKVDFMKDYYGPGEDRWLFEWTWDG
- a CDS encoding HD domain-containing protein, which produces MSIVLSTIKKDPVITAYIQQADEHLGAIGYTEHGFRHAGLVSSISQNILLRLGFPERQAELAAIAGYLHDIGNLINRHDHGRSGAIMALHYLMEKGFDPGEAAVIAGAIGNHEEECGEAVNNVAAALILADKSDVHRSRVRNVDVATFDIHDRVNYAAIHSFLNVNDEKRSLTLELTIENNICPVMEYFEIFLVRMMMCRRAAAFLGCQFKIEINGNSIL
- a CDS encoding SpoIID/LytB domain-containing protein, with protein sequence MRKIDWRIWIVILGLLAVPARCSAETLVRIGIGQNLAEVKLAQNAGAQLLDLSSGVPQPLSQLGEETLITAGKDAILVDGNPIGAGPLEIAPGTGLLTWNRRLYRGVFSIALANGKLTLVNQLPLEDYLRGVVPREVIPSWPLAALKAQAIAARTYTVASLGKHAAAGFDLCDTTHCQAYGGASYENPNTDRAVAETAGAILSYGGKAISAFFHVSSGNYTSDSADIWGGTVPYLKEVPDWDSSAAYAQWTRSFQWSELQALVARSYPKIGALQQILPVAFGRDSRVMKLLLKGALEETTVTGEQFRNLAGLRSSNMRMAVVYGPEPCVTLWWVHGTLYPEALVATTETPGLVGDLLNPPWDLFDPWEWLRDKEPVQVVFKGAGWGHGVGLSQAGAKTMAERGYNERQILEYFYPGAKVTDLPDPG
- the tgt gene encoding tRNA guanosine(34) transglycosylase Tgt, with the translated sequence MGFSFTVKHASQENRGRIGLLETFHSRIETPVFMPVGTQGTVKAMTVDDLRAIGFQLILGNTYHLYLRPGLDIVSEAGGLRRFANWPESLLTDSGGFQVFSLAKLNKVTEQGVNFRSHIDGSSHLFTPERVMEIEMGLGADIAMAFDICLPYPSNFQVAKEAMERTHRWAERCLKAHHRPDQVVFGIVQGVTYRELREESARTLASLGFPGYGIGGLSVGEPKPLMYEMLDYTVPLLPEEKPRYLMGVGSPDALWEGVARGIDMFDCVFPTRIARNGTALTSLGRVIVRDARYARDFSPLDPNCQCKTCTEYTRAYLRHLFKAGEILGAHLVTYHNLYFLKQVMEEIKLGLRTGTFEERKAEFFARCAN